From a region of the Streptacidiphilus albus JL83 genome:
- a CDS encoding GNAT family N-acetyltransferase, giving the protein MTARTPAPTTLTGRHVRLEPLALDHVPELFAAGAADEEIWRWMPVAAPRTEDELRAVAAMLLARAPEQLAFAVVARDSGRALGWTTYHEIDARDERLEIGWTWYARSAWRTAVNTESKLLLLTHAFEELGMGRVQWRTDIFNLRSQNAIARLGARRESVHRRERQRPDGSWRDSVYFSLLLDEWPAARARLTERLERG; this is encoded by the coding sequence ATGACCGCGAGGACACCCGCCCCCACCACGCTCACCGGCCGTCACGTCCGTCTGGAGCCGCTGGCCCTCGACCACGTCCCGGAGCTCTTCGCCGCCGGTGCGGCCGACGAGGAGATCTGGCGCTGGATGCCGGTCGCCGCCCCGCGCACCGAGGACGAGCTCCGCGCCGTCGCCGCGATGCTGCTGGCCCGCGCCCCCGAGCAGCTCGCCTTCGCGGTGGTCGCCCGCGACTCCGGCCGGGCCCTGGGCTGGACCACCTACCACGAGATCGACGCCAGGGACGAGCGACTGGAGATCGGCTGGACCTGGTACGCCCGCTCCGCCTGGCGGACGGCGGTGAACACCGAGTCCAAGCTGCTGCTGCTCACCCACGCCTTCGAGGAGCTGGGCATGGGCCGGGTCCAGTGGCGCACCGACATCTTCAATCTGCGCTCGCAGAACGCCATCGCCCGGCTGGGCGCGCGGCGCGAGAGCGTGCACCGCCGGGAGCGGCAGCGCCCGGACGGCAGCTGGCGCGACAGCGTCTACTTCTCGCTGCTGCTGGACGAGTGGCCCGCCGCCAGGGCCCGACTGACGGAACGACTGGAACGAGGCTGA
- a CDS encoding phosphoribosylaminoimidazolesuccinocarboxamide synthase, giving the protein MSGFVEKPVPVQVPGLIHLHTGKVRDLYRNEEGELVMVASDRTSAFDWVLPTDIPDKGRILTQLSLWWFDRLADIVPNHVISTEVPAGAPADWAGRTLVCRNLEMLPVECVARGYLTGSGLEEYQQFRTVCGIALPEGLVDGSELPAAIFTPALKAEVGEHDENVPYEEVARRVGAEAATQLRQTTLAVYSRARDIARDRGIILADTKFEFGTLPAAPGEQPQLVIGDEVLTPDSSRFWPADEWEPGRAQRSFDKQFIRDWLSSPASGWDRRSEEPPPALPAEIVELSREKYVEAYERLTGQNWS; this is encoded by the coding sequence TTGAGCGGATTTGTCGAGAAGCCCGTGCCGGTTCAGGTGCCCGGCCTGATCCACCTGCACACCGGAAAGGTCCGGGACCTGTACCGGAACGAGGAGGGCGAGCTGGTGATGGTCGCGAGCGACCGCACCTCGGCCTTCGACTGGGTGCTGCCGACCGACATCCCCGACAAGGGGCGGATCCTCACCCAGCTCTCGCTGTGGTGGTTCGACCGGCTGGCCGACATCGTGCCCAACCACGTCATCTCGACCGAGGTTCCGGCGGGGGCCCCGGCGGACTGGGCCGGACGCACGCTGGTCTGCCGCAACCTGGAGATGCTCCCGGTGGAGTGCGTGGCCCGGGGCTACCTCACCGGTTCGGGGCTGGAGGAGTACCAGCAGTTCCGCACGGTCTGCGGGATCGCCCTGCCCGAGGGCCTGGTCGACGGCTCGGAGCTGCCTGCGGCGATCTTCACCCCGGCGCTCAAGGCCGAGGTCGGCGAGCACGACGAGAACGTCCCCTACGAGGAGGTCGCCCGCCGGGTCGGCGCGGAGGCCGCGACCCAGCTGCGGCAGACCACCCTGGCGGTCTACAGCCGGGCCCGTGACATCGCCCGGGACCGGGGGATCATCCTCGCCGACACCAAGTTCGAGTTCGGCACCCTTCCGGCTGCCCCCGGCGAGCAGCCGCAGCTGGTCATCGGGGACGAGGTGCTCACCCCCGACTCCTCCCGCTTCTGGCCGGCCGACGAGTGGGAGCCGGGTCGCGCCCAGCGCTCCTTCGACAAGCAGTTCATCCGGGACTGGCTGAGCTCGCCCGCCTCGGGCTGGGACCGCCGCTCGGAGGAGCCGCCGCCGGCGCTGCCGGCCGAGATCGTGGAACTCAGCCGGGAGAAGTACGTCGAGGCCTACGAGCGGCTCACCGGCCAGAACTGGAGCTGA
- the purS gene encoding phosphoribosylformylglycinamidine synthase subunit PurS, which translates to MARVVVDVMLKPEILDPQGQAVQRALPRLGFAGIADVRQGKRFELELEGPVDDAALARIREAAETFLANTVIEDFTVRVEEEK; encoded by the coding sequence GTGGCACGCGTCGTTGTCGACGTCATGCTCAAGCCGGAGATCCTCGACCCCCAGGGCCAGGCGGTGCAGCGCGCGCTGCCGCGTCTGGGCTTCGCCGGGATCGCGGACGTCCGTCAGGGCAAGCGCTTCGAGCTGGAACTGGAAGGGCCGGTCGATGACGCCGCCCTCGCCCGTATCCGGGAAGCCGCCGAGACCTTCCTCGCCAACACCGTCATCGAGGACTTCACCGTGAGGGTGGAGGAGGAGAAGTGA
- a CDS encoding N,N-dimethylformamidase beta subunit family domain-containing protein, protein MDQIRRWESGALAHGATDPFGQGPLPWLRGADQYFDDTGLIVPWYVDRGQRQGPLPGARQPLDAEQFPDPGDPGRPRASDDVGGQIKGFAAPGADLGGSLDLRVSVRPAQGFTVDVYRIGHYGGDGARHVSASPRLSGLVQPAPLVADRTVSCHHWWMSWRLQIPPHWSPGAYVAVLTTADNRHRSHIPFTVRAPADSAADLLLLLPDVTWQAYNLYPEDGRSGASLYHAWNEKGELLGEEEAAVTVSFDRPYAGAGLPLHIGHAYDFIRWAERYGYDLAYANATDLHAGRIDPGRYRGLVFPGHDEYWSVPMRRAVEAARDGGTSLVFLSANSMYWQVELDPGITGEPDRLLTCRKRRAAPARSALWREQGEPEQLLLGVQYAGRVPEPTPMVVHNTDHWLWEGTGLQDGDRIPGLVAGESDRYYPRVPLPAHSERALLAHSPYRDAAGAPRYQETSLHRAPSGAYVFASGTFSWSPALDRPAHTDERVQRATANLLDRICKVH, encoded by the coding sequence ATGGACCAGATTCGCCGGTGGGAGTCCGGTGCGCTCGCGCACGGAGCGACCGATCCCTTCGGCCAGGGCCCGCTGCCCTGGCTCCGGGGTGCGGACCAGTACTTCGACGACACCGGGCTGATCGTCCCCTGGTACGTCGACCGGGGGCAGCGGCAGGGGCCGCTCCCCGGGGCCCGCCAGCCGCTCGACGCGGAGCAGTTCCCCGACCCGGGCGACCCAGGCCGGCCCCGGGCCTCCGACGACGTGGGCGGCCAGATCAAGGGCTTCGCCGCGCCCGGCGCCGACCTCGGCGGCTCGCTCGACCTGCGGGTCAGCGTCCGCCCGGCCCAGGGCTTCACCGTGGACGTCTACCGGATCGGCCACTACGGCGGGGACGGAGCCCGGCACGTCTCGGCCAGCCCCCGGCTGTCCGGGCTGGTGCAGCCCGCCCCGCTGGTCGCCGACCGCACCGTCTCCTGCCACCACTGGTGGATGTCCTGGCGGCTGCAGATCCCGCCGCACTGGAGTCCCGGCGCCTATGTCGCCGTGCTCACCACCGCCGACAACCGGCACCGCAGCCACATCCCGTTCACCGTCCGGGCGCCCGCCGACAGCGCCGCCGACCTGCTGCTCCTGCTGCCCGACGTCACCTGGCAGGCCTACAACCTCTACCCGGAGGACGGCCGGTCCGGGGCCAGCCTCTACCACGCCTGGAACGAGAAGGGCGAGCTGCTCGGGGAGGAGGAGGCCGCCGTCACCGTCTCCTTCGACCGCCCCTACGCGGGGGCCGGGCTGCCGCTGCACATCGGCCACGCCTACGACTTCATCCGCTGGGCCGAGCGCTACGGCTACGACCTGGCCTACGCCAACGCGACCGACCTCCACGCCGGCCGGATCGACCCCGGCCGCTACCGGGGCCTGGTCTTCCCCGGCCACGACGAGTACTGGTCGGTGCCGATGCGCCGCGCGGTCGAGGCCGCCCGGGACGGCGGCACCTCGCTGGTCTTCCTCAGCGCCAACTCGATGTACTGGCAGGTCGAGCTGGACCCGGGGATCACCGGCGAGCCGGACCGGCTGCTCACCTGCCGCAAGCGCCGCGCCGCCCCGGCCCGCAGCGCCCTCTGGCGGGAGCAGGGCGAGCCGGAGCAGCTGCTGCTGGGCGTCCAGTACGCGGGCCGGGTGCCGGAGCCGACGCCGATGGTGGTCCACAACACCGACCACTGGCTGTGGGAGGGCACCGGCCTCCAGGACGGCGACCGGATCCCGGGGCTGGTGGCGGGGGAGTCCGACCGCTACTACCCGAGGGTGCCGCTGCCGGCGCACAGCGAGCGGGCCCTGCTGGCGCACTCGCCGTACCGGGACGCGGCCGGGGCGCCCCGCTACCAGGAGACCTCGCTGCACCGCGCGCCCAGCGGCGCGTACGTCTTCGCCAGCGGCACCTTCTCCTGGTCCCCGGCGCTGGACCGGCCGGCCCACACGGACGAGCGGGTGCAGCGGGCGACCGCCAACCTGCTGGACCGCATCTGCAAGGTCCACTGA
- a CDS encoding GNAT family N-acetyltransferase gives MTGPTTTGLTITPPHPEDKPRWRELFEGYAAFYRTELTDADYERAWSWIHDPARETRCLIARDADGTPVGLAHYRAYDTPLRGTCGFLDDLFVDPSYRGGGAADALLAELNRIGAEEGWPVIRWNTAEDNYRARGLYDRHAVKTVFLTYSMSPAQA, from the coding sequence ATGACCGGGCCGACGACGACCGGACTGACCATCACTCCGCCCCACCCCGAGGACAAGCCGCGCTGGCGCGAGCTGTTCGAGGGCTACGCCGCCTTCTACCGCACCGAGCTCACCGACGCCGACTACGAGCGCGCCTGGTCCTGGATCCACGACCCGGCCCGGGAGACCCGCTGCCTGATCGCCCGTGACGCCGACGGCACCCCCGTCGGCCTCGCTCACTACCGTGCCTACGACACCCCGCTGCGCGGGACCTGCGGCTTCCTCGACGACCTCTTCGTCGACCCCTCCTACCGCGGCGGCGGCGCGGCGGACGCCCTGCTGGCCGAGCTGAACCGGATCGGCGCCGAGGAGGGCTGGCCGGTGATCCGCTGGAACACGGCCGAGGACAACTACCGCGCCCGCGGCCTCTACGACCGCCACGCGGTGAAGACCGTCTTCCTGACCTACAGCATGTCGCCCGCCCAGGCGTAG
- a CDS encoding SLATT domain-containing protein encodes MSQPDMQPEESPWGSDSAPEEQRSAAAAAANPSRSAAATSGTRGRDLSVRQFPLGDWGEPAERLEELYRWSEERALEAVDWYHRDRRWKRRGARVLRYLAVLLGIGGAVLPLVGLTGLWDKGVDWGYVLLLLAGACLGADRVFGLTSGWMRDISTGQALQRRLEAFQFDWASECVREVLGPTEGTASEAAERCLGVLRRFCEDVSDMVRTETSEWMLEFRASMTQLPTQAAGVWGGRAEGSGAQVRVLPSLGGRPTMPRQRPPESPLR; translated from the coding sequence GTGAGCCAGCCCGATATGCAGCCCGAAGAGAGCCCCTGGGGTTCCGATTCGGCTCCGGAGGAGCAGCGGTCCGCCGCAGCGGCCGCCGCCAACCCGTCCCGCAGTGCGGCCGCGACCAGCGGCACCCGGGGCCGTGACCTCAGTGTCCGACAGTTCCCGCTGGGCGACTGGGGCGAGCCGGCCGAGCGTCTTGAGGAGCTCTACCGCTGGTCGGAGGAGCGCGCGCTGGAGGCCGTCGACTGGTACCACCGGGACCGCCGCTGGAAGCGGCGCGGCGCCAGGGTGCTCCGCTACCTCGCCGTGCTGCTCGGCATCGGCGGCGCGGTGCTGCCGCTGGTCGGGCTGACCGGTCTCTGGGACAAGGGCGTCGACTGGGGCTACGTGCTGCTGCTGCTGGCCGGCGCCTGCCTGGGCGCGGACCGGGTCTTCGGGCTGACCAGCGGCTGGATGCGGGACATCAGCACCGGCCAGGCCCTGCAGCGCCGGTTGGAGGCGTTCCAGTTCGACTGGGCCTCGGAGTGCGTCCGCGAGGTGCTCGGCCCGACCGAGGGCACCGCCAGCGAGGCGGCCGAGCGCTGCCTGGGTGTGCTGCGCCGCTTCTGCGAGGACGTGTCGGACATGGTCCGCACCGAGACCTCGGAGTGGATGCTGGAGTTCCGCGCCTCGATGACCCAGCTGCCGACGCAGGCGGCCGGCGTCTGGGGCGGACGGGCCGAGGGCTCGGGCGCCCAGGTGCGGGTGCTGCCCTCGCTGGGCGGCCGGCCGACGATGCCGCGCCAGCGCCCGCCGGAGTCCCCGCTGCGCTAG
- a CDS encoding histone-like nucleoid-structuring protein Lsr2 codes for MAQRVVVTLSDDIDGGTAEETVQFAVDGKSYEIDLSTQNAEKLRNMLAPYVAAGRKQNRAGKTVKHTEIAPDPKTVRAWAQSRGIDLPARGRLPKHVYEAFAEAS; via the coding sequence ATGGCTCAGCGCGTAGTGGTCACTCTCTCCGACGACATCGATGGTGGGACGGCCGAGGAAACCGTGCAGTTCGCGGTGGACGGCAAGTCGTACGAGATCGACCTGTCCACCCAAAACGCCGAAAAGCTGCGGAACATGCTCGCGCCTTATGTGGCCGCAGGTCGCAAGCAGAACCGAGCCGGCAAGACGGTCAAGCACACCGAGATCGCCCCGGATCCGAAGACGGTCCGCGCCTGGGCGCAGTCGCGCGGGATCGATCTGCCGGCCCGGGGCCGACTGCCGAAGCACGTGTACGAGGCCTTCGCCGAGGCGAGCTGA
- the purD gene encoding phosphoribosylamine--glycine ligase — protein MKVLVIGGGAREHALCRALSLDPQVTALHCAPGNAGITQVAQVHPVDPLDGAAVADLAVALGAELVVVGPEAPLVAGVADAVRERGIPVFGPSGQAAQLEGSKAFAKDVMAGASVPTARSYVCTTPEEAAHALDAFGPPYVVKDDGLAAGKGVVVTSDLQAAVDHAASCERVVIEEFLDGPEVSLFAVTDGETVIPLQPAQDFKRAYDNDEGPNTGGMGAYSPLPWADPKLVDEVLETVLQPTVDELRRRGTPFSGLLYAGLAITSRGVRVIEFNARFGDPETQVVLARLKTPLGGLLHAAATGHLADFPELRWREGAAVTVVIAAEGYPESPRSGDPITGLAEAEAADGTSYVLHAGTRLAEDGETVLSAGGRVLSVTATGRDIAEARTRAYAATERIGLAGAHHRGDIAAQV, from the coding sequence GTGAAGGTCCTCGTTATCGGCGGCGGCGCCCGCGAACATGCCCTGTGCCGCGCGCTCTCGCTCGATCCGCAAGTAACCGCCCTGCACTGCGCCCCCGGCAACGCCGGGATCACGCAGGTCGCCCAGGTCCACCCGGTCGACCCGCTGGACGGCGCCGCCGTCGCCGACCTGGCCGTCGCCCTGGGCGCCGAGCTCGTGGTCGTCGGCCCGGAGGCCCCGCTGGTGGCGGGCGTCGCCGACGCCGTGCGCGAGCGCGGCATCCCGGTCTTCGGGCCCAGCGGGCAGGCCGCCCAGCTGGAGGGCTCCAAGGCCTTCGCCAAGGATGTGATGGCGGGCGCCAGCGTCCCCACCGCGCGCTCCTACGTCTGCACGACGCCGGAGGAGGCCGCGCACGCCCTCGACGCGTTCGGGCCGCCCTACGTGGTCAAGGACGACGGGCTGGCGGCCGGCAAGGGCGTGGTCGTCACCTCGGACCTGCAGGCCGCCGTCGACCACGCCGCCTCCTGCGAGCGCGTCGTCATCGAGGAGTTCCTGGACGGCCCGGAGGTCTCGCTCTTCGCCGTCACCGACGGCGAGACGGTGATCCCGCTCCAGCCCGCCCAGGACTTCAAGCGCGCCTACGACAACGACGAGGGCCCCAACACCGGCGGCATGGGCGCCTACTCGCCGCTGCCCTGGGCCGACCCGAAGCTGGTCGACGAGGTCCTGGAGACGGTCCTCCAGCCCACCGTGGACGAGCTGCGCCGCCGGGGCACCCCGTTCTCCGGCCTGCTGTACGCCGGGCTCGCGATCACCTCGCGCGGGGTCCGGGTCATCGAGTTCAACGCCCGCTTCGGCGACCCGGAGACCCAGGTCGTGCTGGCCCGGCTGAAGACGCCCCTGGGCGGTCTGCTGCACGCCGCCGCCACCGGTCACCTGGCGGACTTCCCCGAGCTCCGCTGGCGCGAGGGCGCGGCGGTGACCGTGGTCATCGCGGCCGAGGGGTACCCGGAGTCCCCGCGCAGCGGCGACCCGATCACCGGGCTGGCCGAGGCCGAGGCCGCCGACGGCACCAGCTACGTCCTGCACGCCGGCACCCGGCTGGCCGAGGACGGCGAGACCGTGCTCAGCGCCGGCGGTCGGGTCCTGTCGGTCACCGCGACCGGCCGGGACATCGCGGAGGCCCGGACCCGGGCCTACGCGGCGACCGAGCGGATCGGTCTGGCCGGTGCGCACCACCGCGGGGACATCGCCGCCCAGGTCTGA
- a CDS encoding GntR family transcriptional regulator, translated as MPPGALLRPDTQGAVQRNSLREQIAGAMREDMMAGRLPAGTRFTVKEIAELYGVSATPVREALVDLTAQDLLWMEPNRGFTVPLLSFADYLEVVEARTLVMDAIFRRVGNALAAGTPWPEPAPERLESLRRRAQSAAQAARNGQLDLLVGCDRRFWSELSALAGNRRMTDYLDWLRVQYWIFAAPYLRARTDIAQYCWSRHEELADHMLAGDFRAVHRMLLRYNDESLAQMAELCGQSPDTSGAAGLRLALHRSAAEAAEAAETTGAAEAVGAAEAVVEAALPQPRHPA; from the coding sequence ATGCCGCCCGGCGCCCTCCTCCGTCCCGACACCCAGGGCGCGGTACAGCGCAACAGCCTGCGCGAACAGATCGCCGGCGCGATGCGCGAGGACATGATGGCCGGCCGGCTGCCGGCGGGCACCCGGTTCACGGTCAAGGAGATCGCCGAGCTGTACGGCGTCTCGGCGACCCCGGTCCGTGAGGCCCTGGTCGACCTCACCGCCCAGGACCTGCTGTGGATGGAGCCCAACCGGGGCTTCACCGTCCCGCTGCTGAGCTTCGCGGACTACCTGGAGGTCGTCGAGGCCCGGACCCTGGTGATGGACGCGATCTTCCGCCGGGTCGGCAACGCCCTCGCGGCCGGCACCCCCTGGCCGGAGCCCGCCCCGGAGCGGCTGGAGTCCCTCCGGCGGCGCGCCCAGTCCGCCGCCCAGGCGGCCCGCAACGGCCAGCTGGACCTGCTGGTCGGCTGCGACCGCCGGTTCTGGAGCGAACTCTCGGCGCTGGCAGGCAACCGGCGGATGACCGACTACCTGGACTGGCTGCGGGTCCAGTACTGGATCTTCGCCGCGCCCTACCTGCGCGCCCGCACCGACATCGCCCAGTACTGCTGGTCCCGCCACGAGGAGCTGGCGGACCACATGCTCGCCGGCGACTTCCGGGCCGTGCACCGGATGCTGCTGCGCTACAACGACGAGTCGCTGGCGCAGATGGCCGAACTGTGCGGGCAGAGCCCGGACACTTCTGGGGCCGCCGGGCTCCGGCTCGCCCTGCACCGCTCCGCCGCCGAGGCGGCTGAGGCTGCCGAGACCACTGGGGCCGCCGAGGCGGTCGGGGCGGCTGAGGCCGTGGTCGAGGCGGCCCTGCCGCAGCCCAGGCACCCGGCCTGA
- a CDS encoding aspartate aminotransferase family protein, producing the protein MSIPVDTATGQAVKAADRAHVFHSWSAQALIDPLAVAGAEGSYFWDYDGNRFLDFSSQLVNTNIGHQHPKVVAAIQEQAGKLCTFAPAFAVDVRSEAARLIAERTPGDLDKIFFTNGGAEANENAIRMARLHTGRQKVLSTYRSYHGATANAIALTGDPRRWANETGVSGIVHFWGPYAYRSNFHAENEAQECERALAHLEATIAFEGPQTVAAIILETVVGTAGILVPPAGYLAGVREICDRFGIVFILDEVMAGFGRTGEWFAADHWGVVPDLLTFAKGVNSGYVPLGGVAISGAIAATFAERPFPGGLTYSGHPLACASAVATINAMAEEGIVENAKRLGADVIGPGLRALADRHPVIGEVRGMGVFWALELVKDRATREPLTPYNAAGPAAAPMAELAAACKQRGLWPFVNMNRLHVVPPCNSSDAEVKEGLAILDEVLTLADAHTV; encoded by the coding sequence ATGAGCATCCCTGTCGACACCGCTACGGGGCAGGCCGTCAAGGCCGCCGACCGTGCCCACGTCTTCCACTCGTGGTCCGCCCAGGCCCTGATCGATCCCCTCGCCGTGGCCGGTGCCGAGGGCTCGTACTTCTGGGACTACGACGGCAACCGATTCCTGGACTTCTCCTCCCAGTTGGTGAACACCAACATCGGCCACCAGCACCCCAAGGTCGTCGCGGCGATCCAGGAGCAGGCCGGCAAGCTCTGCACCTTCGCCCCGGCCTTCGCCGTGGACGTGCGCAGCGAGGCCGCTCGCCTGATCGCCGAGCGCACCCCCGGTGACCTCGACAAGATCTTCTTCACCAACGGCGGCGCCGAGGCCAACGAGAACGCCATCCGGATGGCGCGGCTGCACACCGGTCGGCAGAAGGTGCTCTCCACCTACCGCTCGTACCACGGCGCCACCGCCAACGCGATCGCGCTGACCGGCGACCCGCGCCGGTGGGCCAACGAGACCGGCGTCTCCGGCATCGTCCACTTCTGGGGCCCCTACGCCTACCGCTCCAACTTCCACGCCGAGAACGAGGCGCAGGAGTGCGAGCGCGCGCTGGCGCACCTGGAGGCGACCATCGCCTTCGAGGGCCCGCAGACCGTGGCCGCGATCATCCTGGAGACCGTCGTCGGCACCGCCGGCATCCTGGTCCCGCCGGCCGGCTACCTGGCCGGCGTCCGCGAGATCTGCGACCGCTTCGGCATCGTCTTCATCCTGGACGAGGTCATGGCCGGCTTCGGCCGGACCGGCGAGTGGTTCGCCGCCGACCACTGGGGCGTCGTCCCCGACCTGCTGACCTTCGCCAAGGGCGTCAACTCCGGCTATGTCCCGCTCGGTGGCGTCGCCATCAGCGGCGCGATCGCCGCGACCTTCGCCGAGCGCCCGTTCCCGGGCGGCCTGACCTACTCCGGGCACCCGCTGGCCTGCGCCTCCGCCGTGGCGACCATCAACGCCATGGCCGAGGAGGGCATCGTCGAGAACGCCAAGCGTCTCGGCGCGGACGTCATCGGCCCGGGGCTGCGCGCGCTGGCCGACCGCCACCCGGTCATCGGCGAGGTCCGCGGCATGGGCGTGTTCTGGGCCCTGGAGCTGGTCAAGGACCGCGCCACCCGCGAGCCGCTGACCCCCTACAACGCGGCCGGCCCCGCCGCCGCGCCGATGGCCGAGCTGGCCGCCGCCTGCAAGCAGCGCGGGCTGTGGCCGTTCGTCAACATGAACCGCCTGCACGTCGTCCCGCCGTGCAACAGCAGCGACGCGGAGGTCAAGGAGGGCCTGGCCATCCTGGACGAGGTGCTGACCCTCGCGGACGCGCACACCGTCTGA
- a CDS encoding M48 family metallopeptidase, whose protein sequence is MAGTSATAGMQAARARAQAVLRLRGRALAVAVLPAAVAAVLILGGLTGRLGAAGSADAGAWGIARWTVSAVALAVLLGTAGFALAVLRAERPQTPEVPLAETEAPELYRLVREVAERMEVPAPERVVLTPDCDSWLEDPPAPRRHRSEAGPRAGADVLDRRGPAEPVAPTLVIGSPFIWWMRVAELRALLAPVIAGTACSADPDIAAARRFVRGLDAALGLAADAPSAPAWRRPALRLVGRTAAVLLRRSRVHAAEMERAVAAWASEQAKQVDYGQRIAAQEQVGLAYAGWDRLLTRVALPAWRIGRWPGRLDAGVVSALTELSRRDRLAEGFESRLGERPACDLLEEPGRIDEAVSLLAARHFYAGYGTAGHLFDRPGAGPAGAGPVDWDEYPQAVVERTWRVQAAQLEAALAAGGGAGLTADPGEPVDLARVLDRLRPLVGPAADGAALPDRLAGLAERSAETAQQPRRTGHDLVCEHLSALVCCTALDAGVAEPGLDWLDGPVLIVGGVRRNDFAVPVALAVEQADDAPLRRWLADLGVHVEKAVRLR, encoded by the coding sequence ATGGCCGGTACCAGCGCCACGGCCGGTATGCAGGCGGCGCGGGCACGCGCACAGGCTGTGCTGCGACTTCGCGGCCGTGCCCTGGCCGTCGCCGTGCTCCCGGCCGCCGTCGCGGCCGTGCTGATCCTCGGCGGCCTCACCGGGCGGCTGGGGGCGGCCGGTTCGGCCGACGCGGGTGCCTGGGGGATCGCCCGCTGGACGGTCTCCGCGGTGGCCCTGGCGGTGCTGCTGGGCACGGCCGGCTTCGCCCTCGCCGTGCTGCGGGCCGAGCGCCCGCAGACCCCGGAGGTCCCGCTGGCCGAGACCGAGGCCCCCGAGCTGTACCGGCTGGTCCGCGAGGTCGCCGAGCGGATGGAGGTCCCGGCGCCCGAGCGGGTGGTGCTCACCCCCGACTGCGACAGCTGGCTGGAGGACCCGCCCGCGCCCCGTCGGCACCGCTCCGAGGCCGGGCCCCGGGCCGGCGCCGACGTCCTGGACCGGCGCGGTCCGGCCGAGCCGGTCGCGCCCACCCTGGTCATCGGCTCCCCGTTCATCTGGTGGATGCGGGTCGCCGAGCTCCGCGCCCTGCTGGCGCCGGTCATCGCCGGCACCGCCTGCTCCGCCGACCCGGACATCGCCGCCGCCCGCCGCTTCGTCCGGGGCCTGGACGCTGCCCTCGGCCTCGCCGCCGACGCCCCCTCGGCGCCCGCCTGGCGGCGTCCGGCGCTGCGGCTGGTCGGCAGGACGGCCGCAGTGCTGCTGCGCCGCAGCCGGGTCCATGCCGCCGAGATGGAGCGGGCCGTCGCCGCCTGGGCCTCGGAGCAGGCGAAGCAGGTGGACTACGGGCAGCGGATCGCCGCCCAGGAGCAGGTCGGCCTGGCCTACGCGGGCTGGGACCGGCTGCTGACCCGGGTCGCTCTGCCGGCCTGGCGGATAGGCCGCTGGCCGGGGCGGCTGGACGCGGGCGTGGTCTCCGCGCTCACCGAGCTCTCCCGGCGGGACCGGCTGGCCGAGGGCTTCGAGAGCCGCCTCGGCGAACGCCCGGCCTGCGACCTGCTGGAGGAGCCGGGCCGGATCGACGAGGCCGTCTCGCTGCTGGCGGCCCGGCACTTCTACGCCGGCTACGGCACCGCGGGCCACCTTTTCGACCGGCCGGGGGCCGGACCGGCCGGGGCGGGCCCGGTCGACTGGGACGAGTACCCGCAGGCCGTGGTCGAACGGACCTGGCGGGTCCAGGCCGCCCAGCTGGAGGCCGCGCTGGCGGCCGGCGGCGGCGCCGGCCTCACTGCCGACCCCGGCGAACCGGTCGACCTGGCCCGGGTCCTGGACCGGCTGCGACCGCTGGTCGGTCCCGCCGCCGACGGCGCGGCGCTCCCGGACCGGCTGGCCGGGCTGGCCGAGCGCTCCGCCGAGACCGCGCAGCAGCCCCGTCGCACCGGGCACGACCTGGTCTGCGAGCACCTGTCGGCGTTGGTCTGCTGCACCGCCCTGGACGCCGGCGTCGCCGAGCCCGGGCTCGACTGGCTCGACGGGCCGGTGCTGATCGTCGGCGGGGTCCGGCGGAACGACTTCGCGGTCCCGGTGGCGCTCGCGGTCGAGCAGGCCGACGACGCCCCGCTGCGCCGCTGGCTGGCCGATCTCGGCGTGCACGTGGAGAAAGCCGTGCGACTGCGATGA